The Collimonas sp. PA-H2 genome contains a region encoding:
- a CDS encoding phosphoheptose isomerase gives MINQRILAHFNESAELKARSAEVLAAPIASAVELMFSALSNGNKILACGNGGSAADCQHFAAELVGRFERERLPLPALALTTDTSIITAVGNDYSYNEIFSKQVQAFGQAGDVLLAFSTSGNSANILAAIDVALERDMRVVAMTGKGGGAIGKKLTEADVHICVPHDRTARIQEVHLLTIHCLCDGIDVALFGGDAND, from the coding sequence ATGATAAACCAACGTATCCTGGCGCACTTCAATGAAAGCGCCGAACTCAAGGCCCGCTCGGCGGAAGTCCTGGCTGCGCCAATTGCCAGCGCGGTTGAACTTATGTTCTCCGCGCTGTCCAATGGCAACAAGATTCTTGCTTGCGGCAACGGCGGCTCCGCTGCCGACTGCCAGCATTTTGCGGCCGAACTGGTAGGACGCTTTGAACGGGAGCGCCTGCCGTTGCCGGCATTGGCGCTGACCACCGATACCTCGATCATCACCGCGGTCGGCAACGATTACAGCTACAACGAAATCTTTTCCAAGCAGGTGCAAGCGTTTGGACAAGCCGGCGATGTGCTGTTGGCGTTTTCCACCTCCGGCAATTCGGCCAATATCCTGGCGGCCATCGATGTGGCGCTGGAGCGCGACATGCGGGTGGTGGCCATGACCGGCAAGGGCGGCGGCGCCATCGGCAAGAAACTGACTGAAGCAGATGTCCATATCTGTGTGCCGCACGACCGCACCGCGCGCATCCAGGAAGTGCATCTGCTGACGATTCACTGCTTATGCGACGGCATCGATGTCGCTTTATTTGGAGGAGATGCGAATGATTGA
- a CDS encoding BON domain-containing protein, which translates to MIDRQNPRWSKLQRPLAAVALCGAVVMGLQGCVALALGGAVAGGFAATDRRTLGAQTEDKAIMVKAETRVPAVVGQDGHVNITSYNRKVLLTGEVRDDAAKAAAEKEVQTIENVHTVANELAIGAPSSFSARSNDTFITSKVIASLVDAKDVFGNSIKVVTERGNVYLMGRVTEREGKRAGEIAAGVSGVQKVVKVFEYITEDELTQMSSAPRESAKPAAQPSQP; encoded by the coding sequence ATGATTGACAGGCAAAATCCGCGCTGGAGCAAATTGCAACGGCCATTGGCGGCAGTAGCACTGTGCGGCGCCGTAGTGATGGGATTGCAAGGCTGCGTGGCGCTGGCGCTGGGCGGCGCCGTGGCCGGCGGCTTCGCGGCGACGGATCGCCGCACGCTGGGCGCGCAGACCGAGGACAAGGCCATCATGGTCAAGGCCGAAACCCGGGTTCCCGCCGTGGTCGGCCAGGATGGCCATGTCAACATCACCAGCTACAACCGTAAAGTGCTGCTGACCGGTGAAGTACGCGACGATGCCGCCAAGGCCGCCGCGGAAAAGGAAGTGCAAACGATTGAAAACGTTCATACCGTAGCGAATGAACTGGCAATCGGTGCGCCCTCGAGCTTCTCCGCGCGTTCCAACGATACCTTCATCACCAGCAAGGTCATCGCTTCGCTGGTCGATGCCAAGGACGTGTTCGGCAATTCGATCAAGGTCGTCACCGAACGCGGCAATGTCTACCTGATGGGCCGGGTCACCGAACGCGAAGGCAAGCGCGCCGGTGAAATCGCCGCCGGCGTCAGCGGTGTGCAAAAAGTCGTCAAGGTGTTCGAATACATCACTGAAGATGAATTGACACAAATGTCATCGGCGCCGCGGGAGTCGGCCAAGCCTGCCGCACAGCCTTCACAGCCTTAA
- a CDS encoding LemA family protein — protein sequence MFGFIIFLAIVLVVVFWVVGIYNRLVSFRNRFKNAFAQIDVQLKRRYDLIPNLVETAKGYMKHERETLEAVISARNQAVTANAKVGGNATDAAAVQQMAASEGALSASLGKLFALSEAYPDLKANQNMMQLTEELTGTENKIGFSRQAYNDSVMEYNTAIEQFPGSILANMFAFKQAELLQATEAPEERKAVKVTF from the coding sequence ATGTTCGGTTTCATCATCTTTCTGGCAATTGTGCTGGTCGTCGTATTCTGGGTTGTCGGCATCTATAACCGTCTGGTGAGCTTTCGCAACCGCTTCAAAAATGCCTTCGCGCAGATCGACGTCCAGCTGAAACGCCGCTACGACCTGATCCCGAACCTGGTGGAAACCGCCAAGGGCTACATGAAACACGAGCGCGAAACGCTGGAAGCGGTGATTTCGGCGCGCAATCAGGCGGTCACTGCTAACGCCAAGGTCGGCGGCAACGCCACCGACGCCGCCGCCGTGCAACAGATGGCGGCCAGCGAAGGCGCGCTGAGCGCCAGCCTGGGCAAGCTGTTTGCTCTGTCGGAAGCCTATCCCGACCTGAAGGCCAATCAGAACATGATGCAACTGACGGAAGAACTGACCGGCACCGAAAACAAGATCGGCTTTTCGCGCCAGGCGTATAACGACAGCGTGATGGAATACAACACGGCGATCGAACAATTCCCGGGCTCGATCCTGGCCAATATGTTCGCCTTCAAGCAGGCAGAATTGCTGCAGGCGACCGAAGCGCCGGAAGAGCGCAAGGCAGTCAAGGTGACGTTTTAA